CATGGGTTTTCCAGAGAGAATTATTGACAAGGCAATTACCAAGTGCGTGAAAAGTTTTTTCGGTTTCTGCTTTCATGTTAGCAATTCCTGACATTTCCCTTATTTTGTAAACCCAAGTTCTCTATTATTTTATCAAACTGTACCATTGGTCTCAAAGCACTACCAGTCCTTTGAGTTCACAAGAATAGCCTCGAAGACAGACCCAACCTACCTTGTTGCTGAACCATCAGTACACAAACTGCAGTTCTCACTGGTTGGGGCTACAACGCAGAATGTGCTGAAATGCCAAGCATGAATAAATCCAACCCTCATAACTACCATCAAAATTTCACAATGGGATCTCCAATGAACTGCTTGCTTCATTTTATCCTCTTTCCTGACACTAGTTTCAGAAGCTTTTTTTTATTCTGAGTGTCTGCCCAGGTACAAACCTCCAGCTgcacaggaaaaggagcagataGCATAGGATCACCTTGAACAAACTGTGGTTAGCAGGGACTAGAATCTTTAGCTCCTTCTGTGCTTTAGGGgtggcacattggctcagtggttagcactactgcctcacagaatAACGTCTGAtaccaccctcaggtgactgtgtggagtttgcacattctccctgtgtctgtgtgggttgcctccaagtcctctggtttcctcccacagtctaaagatgtgcaggttaggtggacccGCCACACCAAATTGCCCAAGGATGTACAAGCGAGGTAGATAACCCTTGAGAAATGCAGGGGGATGGGGTAGACGTGCTTTTGGAAGGTcagcatggactcaatgggctgagtggcctgcttccatactatcaggattctatgattttacttTGCAGTGGCTAAGCTACACAGTAAGTATATCCATTTCTGTTCAAAGATGCATTTCAGTCAACAAGTTAAATTCTCTCTCTTCACAAGTGCAACCCCTCACAAAGCTGACACTCAAGGGGCCACAGAACTCTAGTTTTCTTCATTGTTCAACCTACAAACTAGAAACGGGCTGATCATTTGGCAGGGGCACGTTCACAGCCCATACCCATTGTGGCTCCGACATAACACACAAGTCACTTctcccgtttccacactgtagggattctatgattctaagtctaAGTGACAATACCCAGGATGAGTCGCTGTACAGGGACTCAATGTCTTTACCTACTCAAACATGCAGAAAGATCAGGTTTCAAAAAGGAGTACCAAGTAAGTCTTACCCACAACAGTGAGACCCATGGTTAGCCTGTAGAGCACAGCATCCATCACACCACCTTTTAGATGGACTGGCAACCCATTGTCCGCCTGAAACAAACAGATGAATCAATAGGAGTCAATTGTAGCATTGTTGCACTAACATTAGGAAAGCAGCTAATGAGCCAAACCTAGAGATGCTGTTAAGGCTAACGCAAATTCCTCTCACACTGGTTACATTGAAGGGCAGGAAATTCACAGATCCAGAGAGAATAAGGCAAAGAGCTACTTTCACATCTTTGGAAGATGAGACTGCCAACCTATTGTGCAAAGTGGAACCTGCAGGAGCAGAATGTGGGGCAAGGAAGGAACTGCAATGGGAACATGTTCAGAGATAGAAAGTTTGCTGGTGGAGAAAAGGCTTGTGAGCACCAGCTTCAACTCCAGTCTCCAGACGGTCAGTCCTTCTAAATCAGTTTCTTCTGTCGGACATACATTTCTGTGTGTACAAGTCAATCAAGAGCCAGCTTATATTTTCAATGGTCACGGCTACAGAGCACAGATTCCAGCTGAGACCGTCAGTGAGATAACACAACTAATGAAGGTCACAGTGTACAGAAAGCTAGATTTAAAGCCTATCCCAATCTATATTGCTACACTGAGACTAACAAGGCCACATCCCCCACTCTGATGTGCTACTGGGATTCAGCCAGTAGGTGGCAAGGGAAGCACTCCATTACCATTCCCCAGCAAAAGTACATGTGTTCCAAGATACTGGTCTGAATCCTCTGTTCTGTCAGAAATCCTATATCCTATAGTGGGCGGCatggaggcacagtggttagcacagctgcttcacagcgccagagacccgggttcaattcccacctctggcgactgactgtgtggagtttgcacattttccccatgtctgtgtgggtttcctcccacagtccaaagatctgcaggttaggtgaattggccatgccaaattgcccatagtgttaggtgaaggggtaaatgtaggggaatgggtctgggtgggttgcacttcggcaggtcgaTGAGTTCTGTCTATGTTGCTGCAATGTGCAGCTTCTTATCAGAAGATCAGGACCAAGGTTCTGCACATTGAGATCCTTCTCAGCCTCTCCTTAACCATCAGTATAAATGCTGGGAGCCAAGTTCTGTATCGTTGTAAGAGCCGTGGAGTGCGTCTCCGTACAGAGATTACTAAAAGTAGGTACACAGATACGTAAAACAAAAATGATAATGGTGCTCATCTCTGCAAGACTGGAATACAAAGGGGGAGTTATTAAGTTACAGATAGTGCTCTGATCAGAGCGCATCTAGAATATTGCATTGAATTTTGGGCCCTCCAATAGAAACAGGAGATATCGGCCTTGCAAGTGGTGTAACAGATTAACCGGAATGATATTGGGTATAAAGGGCTAAATTCTGAGTTGCATGATGTTAACTCATACTCCCCTGAGTTTAGAGGGTTAACCTATTCAAAGCGTTTATCACAAGattcttgacagggtagatggagAAAAACTATTAACTATCAGCATGGGCATGGGTATCACTTTACATTTTGAGCTGGGCCATTTAGGAGTGTCGTTTTGAAGCAGTTTCCCACAAACTTGGATCCTTAGCCTTCAAAAGGCTGTAGACGCTGAATGGGACAACTGGGATCTTTTTGACAGAAAAAAAGGTAGGAAAGTGCAGTTCGAAGGTACAGATCAGTCACCAGCTGACTGAAGaacagagcagactcaaggggctgaatggcctcctgtcctGTTCACAAGGCACTGCTCCAATGACAGTCTGATAATCATTCAAGATACTACAATGGCTATGCTCTACTTTTTTCAAAATATTGCCAGTTCATCTTTGCATGTTGGAGTGTAACAAATATCGTACATTTGGTCACGCATCTCTCCAAAGTTATTGTGATGGTGCACCGTAAAACAAACACATTGCAGTTTCAAATACAACGTATATCAAAGGTATTTCTTGGCCTTTACTCTTGGAGGTTGAAAACATGAGATCTGTCAATTTTCAGCCATAAAAATAACTGATTCTTAAATCTGAAACCGAATCAATCTTTTATACACAGGTCATACTGATCCTTCATCACAGCATGCTTTTCTGTTGCCTATAAATCTTTAATATCTTTCTCAGGCAATTAATTCCCTTGGCTTTTCAAGCTGCCATTTGATAAGACTGCAGAGAATGCTGACTTTGCTTCTGCAGTTCTCCTGAATTTGCCAATTCCTCCCTTCAGCCTGACTGTGCAGATCCAGGTATCTCCTCAATTTCCCATTGTACAAAGAGAACATAACTAGGagcagtaggcaattcagcccctcacgCCTGCTCCGCCACTtataatgatcatggctgatcttatcttggcctcaactccacttccctgcccaCTCCCCATAAATTTTTCAACCCATTGCTAATAACTAAATCTATCTCCACCATAAATTTACTCAACATCCCAGGATTCATCACACCTTAGGATAGCAAATCCCACTGATTCATGATCCTTTCAGAGAATTTGATCTCACTTCAGGTCTTTAACTCTGCTACCTCTTATCCCAGAGGTTGCAATAGATTTGTGTTGGAACGGAACACTATTCACTTCTAGCCTCCTTAACAGCATGGGGGAGGCCAGAAATGATAGTGTCCCGTTCCAGCACAAATCTATTACAACTTCTGGGAGAagaggtagcagatttaaaaacCTGAGAGGAGGTCAAATTCTCTCAAAGGGTCACGAAAGTCGAGAGGCAAGAGCCACCTCTGCCATTCAGTTGACAACACTTCACTCAACACCACTACCAATGGGTGGTTAGGCCAGCAACGCCCAGATCCCAGGAGTAAATAATTCTATGGacaaggaatggcctatttctttTCATAATCTTTGGAGGCAACATTCAATGTAGTGTTAAAACTTCCTCATACAAACTCTAAATTCACACATTTCCCAGTTCATTTTGCAAGCTATTGGCTTTATGTTGAAACACTAACAAATAGTTCTGGTCCTTATTGGGAAACACAAGCACTGCAATCGTTATTTCAAATATATTACACAACTCCCCCAAAAGTACTACTCAAGCAGCCGTTAGTTCCAGCTGGTCAGTGGACTCCCAGGTGCACTCTGAGATGACGGGAAAAAAACATCAAGAGCTCCTCATTGACGGTGAAAACGCAGTCTCGGTCTGCATTCAACCCTGCAGGGTAGCCTTGGTGGAAACCTTAAATGCAGAGcaaaagagagaaacagggaaggGGCTTCACTGCGTGTACACTACCATGGAGGAATAGCTCACCCTGGCCATGGCAGAACTGGCCACATTTTTATCTTTTTCTTACCACTTCCATGGAACAGATATGATGGGATGAATGTCCCCTACTTCCCCTCCTTTCTGTGCCATAAAATTACTGATTAAATACATGCTGTAAACCTCACCATCCAACAGTTAAACAGGGTATGGTAAGCTGCTGCTCTAAGTTTTCAGTCAGCTGCCCTGACATTCCCTCTGTAGCTTGCTGTCAAATTCCATCCAATAAcagttctctgaaatgtttgcgGCAGCTCCTATGGAGATAAGGTCTCATTAAGATGGTGGCTCAAGAAAACACCCATCTTGGATGAAGATTATTGAACTGCTTTAAATCAGCAGAGCCAAAGAAAATGACACCAACCTTCCCCTAAACACACAATTCACACAAGCACATGCGCCCAGCAAAGATTAGTAGACAATGAATGGGTGGTCTGCACTGGAGTTAAAATCACATATCGAGTACATGCAAACTTAACCCATGAGGGGGCTACAGTGAAGAAACGTGCAAACGTTAggtgcggcacggtggctcagtggttagcactgctgcctcacagcaccagggaccggggttcgattccagccttgggcgaatgtctgtgtggagtttgcacattctcccagtgtctacgtgggtttcttccaggtgctccagtttcctcccacattccaaagatgtgcagggtaggtgaattgaccatgctgaattgcccagtgttcagggatgagtaggttaggtgcatttagagtcatagagatgtacagttcggacagagaccctttggcccaacccattcatgctgaacagatatcccaacccaatctagtcccacctgccagcacccggcccatatccctccaaacccttcctattcatatacccatccaaatgcctcttaaatcttgcaattgtaccagcttccacactTCCTGTAGCAGCTTATACCAtacaccctctgtgaaaaagttgcccctcttttatatctttcccctctcaccctaaacctatgccctctagttctggactcaccgaacccagggaaaagattttgtctatttatcctatccacgtccctcaattttgtaaacttatataaggtcacccctcagcctctgatgctccagggaaaacagccccagcctgttcagcctttccctatagctcaaaccctccaaccctggcaatatctttgtaaatcttttctgaaccctttcaagtttcacaacacctttccgataggaaggagaccagaactgcacgcaacattccaacagtggcctaactaatgacctcccaactcttgtactcaatactctgaccaaggaaagcataccaaacgccttcttcactatcctatctacctgcgacaccactttcaagaagctatgaatctgcactccaaggtctctttgttcagcaacactccctaggaccttaccattaagtgtataagtcctgctcagatttgccttcccaaaatgcagcaccttgcatttatctgaattaaactccatctgccacttctcagcccattggcccatctgatcaagatcctgttgtaatctgaggtaatcatcttcgctgtccaccacacctccaattttggtgtcatctgcaaacttactaactgtacctcttatgcttgcatccaaatcatttatataagtgacaaaaagtagaggacccagcatcgatccttgtggcactccactggtcacaggcctccagtctgaaaaacaaccctccaccaccaccctctgtcttctaccttggagccagttctgtatccaaatggctagttcgcctggtgttccatgagatctaaccttgacaACTGCCAGGGATTCTAATCCAAAAACTACTACCCATGTGACCCACAGAAATAACAAACATGGGTCAATGATGAATAGAATGACAGCCTGCTATATAATAGACAGGACTTGGAAACAACTTGGTTATTTGCTAGTAATGCAGTACACAGAAGGCTGGATAAAGCAATGCTCTAGGAGACATTGGCTTGCATTCTTTAGCTGAGGAATATAAACATTCAACCAAGTTATGCTTCAAATGCACCTTGATAGGGATTTGCTTAGTTGGCAACAATGTTATTTATTGGTGCAGAGTCCACGAGCAAAGCTTAATCACAAAAATTCACACGGTGACTACTGACCATTATGGCAGCCTACATTGTGTCTGTTGGAAGCTCAAAACTTCAACTCAATTCTTGAAAACGGAAAAATATATCAACCGTTCACCTTGGGGAAAAGTACAGATGTCTTGAAAATAAAAGCACTATTTTAAGGGCACAAAGACAAGTTAAAAACATTTAGAGTAAAAGTTCAATACACCAagattgagaagatttgtagttcaagtCGAGTTCTGGATgtaaatttgctcgctgagctagaagatGTGTTTTCATGAAAACtaaccttccagttcagtgagcaaacttatatCCAGAACCAACATTCATGTGTAACACTGTCAGTAAAGATAGATAATGCTCTTTCCAGCAAATGCACCAATTTACATTAATCCTAGTGGAAGTTGAACAATAAAGCAGCCAGAATCCGTTCTACTACCCCAGATGGATAAGTCTACCTGAAGAGGAGGAAAtggtttacaaaattaattgCATCCTTTAAGTTAAGACTACTTCTCTAGGATTTTAAAAATCAACTGCAACTATGACTTTCTGAATTGTGAACTTAATGTCAAATTAGTTGAAACGTACAGATCTGATATAACTTCTTATTTGTCTCTGTTAGTAAGTAGTAAGTAAAGAGGGTACACAACTTAATCTGCGACAAAGCTCATTGTTTTTACTGTTTCCAAACACCAGGCATGATGGGATGAATGCCTCCATTCTAATGCTATAAAACTGCATGATCAAGTATATCCTGCAAGCCATACCATTTGGAAACTAAACTCGATCTGATAAACTGCTGTTGTTTAACTACACTTTCATCAGCTGCTTTAATATTCCCTTTATAGCTCgctgtcaaattttgtttgttgTGCAAACATGGAGTTGAgggtcagttggctggatggctggtcaGTGTGGGTTCACTCCAAAACCAGCAGAGGTCACCATAAGGGTCCTGTCTTCGCGAACtcacccctcacctgaggcatagtGACTCACAAGTTCAAGTATTGGCAGGTATCTGGTCCTCAGACTATGGCACCTTTAAATGTGGAGCAAAAATACATTGAAGATCTGCAAGACGTGTCCAGCGAGGGGTCACATTCTACCCCAACACAGCTCTCAGAAACTCTTGTatttgcaggaatcaaatacctGAAGTATTTTGAGATATGTTGTTGGAATAAGATGACATGATGCAGTAAGGGATCTTTGGCAGAGTAATGACATAAATCCCAAAAAGCTCTCAATCACTACAGTTTTGCTAACCTTGTGCCTGAATTAGTTTTAAACTTAATAATAATCGTAATTTCTTAACAACGCAGTTATTGTTCTATGTAAACATCAAGCTGGGAGAAGGCAAACTAAATGGATATTGAATTTTTCATATTTAGCAAATCCTATCTTAAGGCAGAAATCACCTTCAATTTCTATATTCAGCAAATGCAAATAGTTGCAAGAACGTTCATTGATTCAGATGACTTGCACTAAATGCAATCATGTACACAATCAGTAAGCACAGGTAACAGCAGCAGCATGGCAGTGTAAAAAGCTACATGTAAAGCTCCAATTGCTGAAATAGCCCAACCCAGTCCACACAGGTCACTCACCTGAAATATCTTCTGCTTCTCAGGAACCTTATTCTCCACTCGCCGGCGGGCTGCAGTGCTGAAGGTTCGCTGTGAAAGCTGCTGGAAAGCCTGAGGGAGAAAACCGCAATTACATGGAAATATAGTTTACCAAATGGACAATATAGGCTAAGTGTGGATGCGTTACACATGGATAATTATTTGGAATGCACATATCACAGATGAACTTTTGATTGCACCAGCTGCTGTAAATGTGGTAACAAGTCATAAAAATAGCAAGCGAGGTGAATGGCAAATTAATGTGGCTTGCCTGAGTGATAGAGGGGCAAAGTTGCCAAATTCATCAGCAAAATTTGAATTATACAGCAGCGCGGAATGAGTAATTCTGTTTTGGCTCCAAGACACAACAGAATAGTGTATGTTGGACGTCAGGCAAGTGCTGAGATGGACCAGCTGTAATGGCCAAACAGATAAGAGTagaagtgagttttgagaagatttgtagtcaggttgagtttccttgggttggtggagttggaaggttcgctttcagacattttgtcaccattctaggtaacatcatcggtgagcctctggtgaagcactggtgttatgtctcactttctatttatgtgcttaggtttccttgggatggctatgtcatgtcctgttttgctgatgtcatttcccatTCTTTTTCGGAAGGTGGTAAATGGgcccaagtcgatgtgtttgttgatagagttccggttggaatgccatgtttttaggaattctcgtgcatgtctcggtttgtccaatgtggtgtttgttacaaacaggcagaaaactagccaccaggatacatgaatatcaactagccacaaaaagacatgacctactatcactagtatccttacatacagatgaggaaggacaccacttcaactgggacaacacattcatctttggacaagccaaacagagacacgcacgagaattcctagaagcatgactttccaaccagaactctatcaaacacattgacttggactccACTTACCAccctcagaaaaaaaaagaaaataacatcTTCAACCCAAAGCGGgtcataacaccagcacttcactggaggctcactaatgacattacttagtatggtgacgaaacatctgaaaatgaaccttctagcttagcgagcaaacttacatccagatagAGTAGAAATtaaaaagctgcagatacaggGATTCAAAAAAAAGAGGCGCCAAGGTTGAAAACAGTGGATGACAGAATACTGAGTGGGGAAATGGATGTGGCAATACTCGGACTGAGCTCTTCTTTGCAACATTGCTTGCTAGCTGAGCAGCCAGGGCTAGCCATAGGCTCACACTCCCAGCTCAGACAGCCCCATCAAGGGAGCAAATAAATGCTACTGAAATTTTCCATGTTTCAGATTTTCAAAATGATGATTGGGATCCACACACGTCTAAATTACCTTTTCTCCAGACAATATCTAATATAACATTTAAAGTATGGTTGCCGTGTAAATTAAAACCTTATAACCAACTATGTACTAAGATAAATAGTGCGGACAGCCATTCTGTCCACTCATCCTATTCCATTATTAAATAAGATAATCCTGAAAAATCAACATATTCAATGATCCTATCTTCACTTCTCTGTGGAAGATAATTCCAAATAATAGCACCCTTAGAAGACATTTACTCACGTCTTCATTTTAAACAGGAGGCCTTTATTTTGAAACTGTGCTTCCTGGctctagaggggaaagatactagtgagttttgagaagacttgcagctcaggttgaggttctggatgtaggtttgctcactgagctggaaggttcatttccagacatttcgtcaccctactaggtaacatcttcagaagGCTGCCGGGTGAAGCACACAGAATTcagagaagcatggcattccaagcagaactctatcaacaaacacatcgagttagaccccatttatcaccccgagaaaaagaacatgaaatgacattgccataggaaatgacatcaccaacccaaagaaacccaaacatttaaataaaaagcaggaatcatgagcagtgcttcgcccagaggtccaccgaagatgttacctagtagggtgacaaaacgtcaGGAAATGAACCATCCATCTCAGCAAGCAAACCCACATCCGGAAAAGATCCTCTTAGCATTCACCCTGCCAAGTCCCTCAGAATTGTGTTTCAATAAGAcatcccattcttctaaactgcaatgAATACAGACCCAACTTGATTCCCATTCATCCCAGAAATGAATCTCCCCTGAGCTGCTTCCAGTGCAAGTATATTCCTCCTTAAGTAAAAAGAGTTGCACTATCTGGTGTCTTGATATGCAAAAGCACTTACTTTAACAATAGATATCTACCCAAGTATACATATATACCAAGGATATATAGATATAATGATGTATACCTGTATGTTGAAA
This is a stretch of genomic DNA from Chiloscyllium punctatum isolate Juve2018m chromosome 11, sChiPun1.3, whole genome shotgun sequence. It encodes these proteins:
- the LOC140483256 gene encoding cytochrome c oxidase subunit 7A2, mitochondrial-like — its product is MAGVRALRAFQQLSQRTFSTAARRRVENKVPEKQKIFQADNGLPVHLKGGVMDAVLYRLTMGLTVVGTVYVMYELFDIALPKKK